In Cucurbita pepo subsp. pepo cultivar mu-cu-16 unplaced genomic scaffold, ASM280686v2 Cp4.1_scaffold001873, whole genome shotgun sequence, the genomic window TACCAACACTGACCATTGTTATTTCCCTTCACTCTGAAACCGTGtagatattttatatgattCATGGTCGCCTGCAATGACTGTAAGTTCTATCTGTATCAGCATTCTCTCCATGTTGTCGAGCTCGACAGCAAAGGTCTGTTACACTTCATGCCACTTCATGCCACTTTGATCCTATTGtataattaatatgtttttcatGGAGGGTAACGAAATTGTTAAGATATAACTTGTAAGGACGTGTTGTGTGTACTAACTTCAACCAGAATCCTTCTCTGATAGTCTAATGTTTTCTATTGCAGCAACGCCCTGACGATAACGACCGTTATGTAAAGAATTGTAGGAATGGAAGATCCCCAAAAGAGACGAGGTGGTGGTTCCATGACGATAAGGTGTAACAACGTAAGATCTTCCATTGTTATGCCTGTGGCTTCCCTTGTTTGTAaggtgaaagaagtagaaagtgattatggaaaaagaaaaccaagtAAAGTGGTAAGGCCTGGCATTTGTAAAGGAAGATCAATTTATGTTTCTTACTAATGTCTAAAGAACAACTTCTCTTGTCCTTTCTTGGGGGTGGGTTATCCTTCCTGGATGAGAACCTCttcttaacaaatttataaatcatcaGTAATGCCTCCTTCCTATTACATCACACTGTGTCTTTATATAGTTTCagtgaatattattattttttataaataaatcttcATTGGTCGTAAATTTCAAATACTTAACACCCTATAATTAATAGTACTTAACAAGTACTTCTAATGAAGTATTACTTACCTCGTGCGAAAACTTCTCTTTAGTAGATGCGTCTTAAAATCTGATGTTGACAATTATACGTAATggatcaaagcagacaatatttgctagttaTGAGCTTAGGTCCTTACACATAGTTCAACAGAAATAGAtcgaatttattaaaaaatcgaatttattaaaaaatggcGCAAAGGGCTCAGGTGCAAGGAACACAGAACAACATTGAAAACCATAACACAAACATTCAAAAATTTgacaaagaaaaactaaatgagAACACACTTCAGATgcaatacattaaaaaaaaatcttgatcgtcctaatttttgtttactcTCCTGCAGTTCTTTCTGATCTCACCCCTTGAACCTGTGAGAGGAGAAATGTTCCCCATCTTAACCATGGACTTAGCAAATTGCTCAAAAAAGAGCTCTGAATTCTCTGCATATGTCCTCACCAACTCCGCTGATTGTTGGTTCTTTGTCAAGAGGACTTGATCTGAGTTTAGCAAACCCTTTCCAGCCAAAAGGTTCTTGAAGTAATAGTTGTCAAATTTGGTCGGGCTGACAAAGTCCAAGACAAATAGGTTCTGATCACCCCCTGATCTCGGGCATCGTCCGCGCAATTCAGCAGCGTACGATGGATCGAGTGAAGGGTCAGGCTCAGCATTGCCAGATTGGTTGTAAAGCCGTTGCCTGAAGCTGGTGCATCGAGAGTTTCCAATAGTGTGGCTTcctgtattcatttattaacaTAGTTGATAAGTTATGATACATTCAAGCTGGTGCTGGCTCGTAAAAGCTAAGGGAGAGAAGTTTTACCTGAAAGAGCGACAAGATCAACAATATCAAGGCCTTGTCTCATGAATCTTGTGAGAATGGTTTGGAATGTGTTGTTTGGAGCTGGGATGTGATTGTTAGACCCACTTAGACTTGCTCCTCTCGAGTCCCTTCTTCCTAGTGGGACTTCCCAACTGGGTCCTCCTGTCTTTATCACACAAACTCTCagcttaaaacaaaacaaatacgACTGACTAGTCCTGCAAAAGTTAGAAGCCTTACTACGACGGTGGAGTCTCTTGAAGCAATGGCCAAAATATCAGCGCAAGAAACAGTTTGTGGACACTCTTTTTCTAAGGCAGATTTGATCTCATCAATCACTTCAAATCCTCTAGCAGAGTTCCTATTTGGATTGGACCTTTTTTCGCTAGCAATTTTCCCACTGCTATCTAACAACAGTGAAGCATCACAGCCCtgaaaattatttgttgttaATGACAAACATAATGCatcaaaattatgtttttttaagaaaaaaaagaagatgggTATTTGATAGTTAGTTTGAATAACCTTGACAAAACAATCATGGAAATGAAGCCTAATCAATGAAGCAGCAATCCGAGGTTCCTTAGCAAAAGCCTTAGCCACAATGGACTTCACAATGTCTTGAGCCATTGGACAAGAATGGTCATAGAATTGAGGATACAAATAACCGCCATAACCATCGCCGCCGCCAGGTCTGTGAGAGAAACAAACCGAAGACAGagcaagaagaacaaaaacaaagacaaaGCTTGTTGACGGAGCCATAATGTGTGTCAAGAAGTTGTAGAAAACACCTCGACAAGGAAACTTACAAGGCTTGCTGCAATTAAGATTGGGAGTGTCAATTTATAGAGAGGGACTGTTCGTGGAATAGTCTTCTCTAAAGGGANGCTTAAcgtaacaaataaataaacaaataaagaaagaaaggattttGGAGTTGGTAATTTTGTATAGACGAGTCCTTGCTAGGCCTTATTGAACCGGTCATTGTAGTTGGGAAGCTCTAGCAACTTACCTGTTCTAATTATTTGATAACTTACTTTTCTggtcaaacaaaaatttctgctaaacttttaaatttatgtttatttgacGATGGAAGATTTAAGAGTATATGTATTGAATCGgagaattttgtttatatttggaTGGATTAGTTGAATAGTAGGGTGGGTGGGAAGATGGTATTAAACCAAGgttgaaagttgaaagaaaTGGCATTTTGAATAGTGATTTAACTAAACCAAAAGGAATTTGGAGGAAAGCAGTTGAATGTGCCCCCACTTTTTGGTGTATTCCCTTCAATTTCCAACAATTATTAGTACAATCATATAAACCAATTTGGGGTTATCTTCCTTTGCACCCCATCAATCCACTTTTTCATTCTGATTTAACCTTAAACACACAATTATTATAATCTTacgtttttcttcttccatgcATAAATAAGAAccttttgaaaaactttgGCAACTTTTTGGCGGTATGCTCTTGAGCTACTTTGGTGAAACTATGTACGATCAAGATGTGAGAACCAAAGAAATTTATGGTGCTCATTACTTAAGTTAGGTCGGATTGATATCCTTTTTAGATCCAACACAACTGTGTTTTGGactataatctttttttttgttttaaattcaaactcTTATTAAATGATAAGCAGAAtccaattataaattatttaagtt contains:
- the LOC111786522 gene encoding peroxidase 72-like, encoding MAPSTSFVFVFVLLALSSVCFSHRPGGGDGYGGYLYPQFYDHSCPMAQDIVKSIVAKAFAKEPRIAASLIRLHFHDCFVKGCDASLLLDSSGKIASEKRSNPNRNSARGFEVIDEIKSALEKECPQTVSCADILAIASRDSTVVTGGPSWEVPLGRRDSRGASLSGSNNHIPAPNNTFQTILTRFMRQGLDIVDLVALSGSHTIGNSRCTSFRQRLYNQSGNAEPDPSLDPSYAAELRGRCPRSGGDQNLFVLDFVSPTKFDNYYFKNLLAGKGLLNSDQVLLTKNQQSAELVRTYAENSELFFEQFAKSMVKMGNISPLTGSRGEIRKNCRRVNKN